In Monodelphis domestica isolate mMonDom1 chromosome 4, mMonDom1.pri, whole genome shotgun sequence, one DNA window encodes the following:
- the RCN3 gene encoding reticulocalbin-3 isoform X2 yields MTWLWSLLLLGLGLGQGAWGKPPPDAGVPLSSRVHQQAPLSEAKHDDSHGDFQFDHEAFLGREAALEFDQLSPEESKAGLGRIVDRMDRDGDGDGWVSLDELRAWIAHTQQRHIRDSVTSAWDTYDTDRDGRVGWEELRNVTYGHYQPGEEFSDVEDAETYRKLLARDERRFRAADQDGDLHATREEFTAFLHPEEFPHMRDTVIAETMEDLDKNGDGYVQVDEYIADLYSPEPEGGEEPAWVQTERQQFRDFRDLNGDGHLDGREVGHWVLPPAQDQPLVEANHLLQESDTNKDGRLSKQEILGNWNMFVGSQATNYGEDLTRHHDEL; encoded by the exons ATGACGTGGCTGTGGTCGCTGCTGCTGCTAGGGCTAGGCCTGGGCCAAGGGGCCTGGGGCAAGCCCCCCCCGGACGCCGGGGTCCCCCTCTCCAGCCGGGTACACCAGCAGGCGCCGCTGAGTGAGGCCAAGCACGACGACTCCCACGGAGACTTCCAGTTTGACCACGAAGCCTTCCTGGGCAGGGAGGCAGCGCTTGAGTTTGACCAGCTCAGCCCGGAGGAGAGCAAAGCCGGGCTCGG GCGGATCGTAGACCGAATGGACCGAGATGGGGACGGGGATGGCTGGGTGTCCCTGGATGAACTTCGGGCTTGGATCGCTCACACTCAACAGCGCCACATCCGAGACTCGGTCACCAGCGCGTGGGATACCTACGACACGGACCGAGACGGCCGCGTGGGCTGGGAGGAGCTGCGCAACGTCACCTACGGCCACTACCAGCCTG GAGAGGAATTCTCCGACGTGGAAGATGCCGAGACCTACAGGAAACTGCTGGCTCGGGATGAGAGGCGGTTCCGGGCGGCTGACCAAGACGGGGACTTGCATGCCACCAGGGAGGAGTTCACGGCCTTTCTGCACCCAGAGGAGTTTCCCCACATGCGAGACACTGTTATTGCC gAGACCATGGAGGACTTGGACAAGAACGGAGACGGCTACGTGCAAGTGGACGAGTATATAG CGGACCTGTACTCCCCGGAGCCGGAGGGAGGTGAGGAACCGGCCTGGGTACAGACGGAGCGGCAACAATTCCGAGACTTCCGGGATCTGAATGGGGACGGGCACCTGGATGGGCGTGAGGTGGGGCACTGGGTGCTGCCCCCAGCCCAGGACCAGCCGCTGGTTGAGGCCAATCACCTGCTGCAGGAGAGCGACACCAACAAG GATGGGCGCCTGAgcaaacaggagatcctgggaaACTGGAACATGTTCGTGGGCAGCCAGGCCACCAACTACGGCGAGGATCTGACACGGCACCACGATGAGCTCTGA
- the NOSIP gene encoding nitric oxide synthase-interacting protein isoform X1 — MTRHGKNCTAGAVYTYHEKKKDTAASGYGTQNVRLSRDAVKDFDCCCLSLQPCHDPVVTPDGFLYEREAILEYILHQKREIARQRKAYEKQRGAQKEERRELSRAAAQDQLRGFLEKEAAIVSRPLNPFTPRAGASPGEPQPGPTSAPEAVDKDKAKELPSFWIPSLTPEAKATKLEKPQSRIVTCPMSGKPLRMSDLISVHFTPVDGSVDRVGLITRSERYVCAVTRDSLSNSTPCAVLRTSGAVVTMECVERLIRKDMVDPISGVPLTDKDIIPLQRGGTGFAGSGVQLEAKKSRPVMQA; from the exons ATGACACGCCACGGGAAGAACTGCACAGCAGGGGCTGTGTACACCTATCACGAGAAGAAGAAAGACACTG CTGCCTCCGGCTATGGAACCCAGAACGTGCGCCTGAGTCGGGACGCTGTCAAGGACTTCGACTGTTGCTGTCTGTCCCTGCAGCCCTGCCATGACCCTGTTGTCAC CCCTGACGGCTTCCTGTATGAGAGGGAAGCAATTCTGGAGTATATCCTGCACCAGAAGCGAGAGATTGCCCGGCAGCGGAAG GCCTACGAGAAGCAGCGAGGGGCCCAGAAGGAGGAACGGCGGGAGCTGAGCCGAGCGGCTGCCCAGGACCAGCTCCGGGGCTTTCTGGAGAAGGAGGCGGCTATCGTCAGCCGGCCCCTCAACCCTTTCACCCCTCGGGCGGGAGCCAGCCCAG GAGAGCCACAGCCAGGGCCTACCTCGGCCCCCGAGGCAGTGGACAAGGACAAGGCCAAGGAGTTACCGAGTTTCTGGATCCCATCCCTGACCCCTGAAGCCAAGGCCACGAAGCTGGAGAAGCCG CAGTCTCGGATCGTGACGTGCCCGATGTCAGGAAAGCCCCTGCGCATGTCGGACCTCATCTCTGTCCACTTCACGCCCGTGGACGGCTCCGTGGACCGCGTGGGGCTGATCACCCGCAGCGAGCGCTACGTCTGTGCGGTGACCCGGGACAGCCTGAGCAACTCCACCCCCTGTGCCGTGCTGAGGACCTC ggGGGCCGTGGTAACGATGGAGTGTGTGGAGCGTCTGATCCGCAAGGACATGGTGGACCCCATAAGCGGGGTCCCCTTGACAGACAAGGACATCATCCCACTGCAGAGG GGCGGCACCGGTTTTGCAGGTTCCGGAGTGCAACTGGAAGCGAAGAAGTCTCGCCCCGTGATGCAGGCCTGA
- the NOSIP gene encoding nitric oxide synthase-interacting protein isoform X2 — protein MTRHGKNCTAGAVYTYHEKKKDTAASGYGTQNVRLSRDAVKDFDCCCLSLQPCHDPVVTPDGFLYEREAILEYILHQKREIARQRKAYEKQRGAQKEERRELSRAAAQDQLRGFLEKEAAIVSRPLNPFTPRAGASPGEPQPGPTSAPEAVDKDKAKELPSFWIPSLTPEAKATKLEKPSRIVTCPMSGKPLRMSDLISVHFTPVDGSVDRVGLITRSERYVCAVTRDSLSNSTPCAVLRTSGAVVTMECVERLIRKDMVDPISGVPLTDKDIIPLQRGGTGFAGSGVQLEAKKSRPVMQA, from the exons ATGACACGCCACGGGAAGAACTGCACAGCAGGGGCTGTGTACACCTATCACGAGAAGAAGAAAGACACTG CTGCCTCCGGCTATGGAACCCAGAACGTGCGCCTGAGTCGGGACGCTGTCAAGGACTTCGACTGTTGCTGTCTGTCCCTGCAGCCCTGCCATGACCCTGTTGTCAC CCCTGACGGCTTCCTGTATGAGAGGGAAGCAATTCTGGAGTATATCCTGCACCAGAAGCGAGAGATTGCCCGGCAGCGGAAG GCCTACGAGAAGCAGCGAGGGGCCCAGAAGGAGGAACGGCGGGAGCTGAGCCGAGCGGCTGCCCAGGACCAGCTCCGGGGCTTTCTGGAGAAGGAGGCGGCTATCGTCAGCCGGCCCCTCAACCCTTTCACCCCTCGGGCGGGAGCCAGCCCAG GAGAGCCACAGCCAGGGCCTACCTCGGCCCCCGAGGCAGTGGACAAGGACAAGGCCAAGGAGTTACCGAGTTTCTGGATCCCATCCCTGACCCCTGAAGCCAAGGCCACGAAGCTGGAGAAGCCG TCTCGGATCGTGACGTGCCCGATGTCAGGAAAGCCCCTGCGCATGTCGGACCTCATCTCTGTCCACTTCACGCCCGTGGACGGCTCCGTGGACCGCGTGGGGCTGATCACCCGCAGCGAGCGCTACGTCTGTGCGGTGACCCGGGACAGCCTGAGCAACTCCACCCCCTGTGCCGTGCTGAGGACCTC ggGGGCCGTGGTAACGATGGAGTGTGTGGAGCGTCTGATCCGCAAGGACATGGTGGACCCCATAAGCGGGGTCCCCTTGACAGACAAGGACATCATCCCACTGCAGAGG GGCGGCACCGGTTTTGCAGGTTCCGGAGTGCAACTGGAAGCGAAGAAGTCTCGCCCCGTGATGCAGGCCTGA
- the RCN3 gene encoding reticulocalbin-3 isoform X1 produces the protein MPSPLPLAHLPPGVSLTCSSEAPLGMTWLWSLLLLGLGLGQGAWGKPPPDAGVPLSSRVHQQAPLSEAKHDDSHGDFQFDHEAFLGREAALEFDQLSPEESKAGLGRIVDRMDRDGDGDGWVSLDELRAWIAHTQQRHIRDSVTSAWDTYDTDRDGRVGWEELRNVTYGHYQPGEEFSDVEDAETYRKLLARDERRFRAADQDGDLHATREEFTAFLHPEEFPHMRDTVIAETMEDLDKNGDGYVQVDEYIADLYSPEPEGGEEPAWVQTERQQFRDFRDLNGDGHLDGREVGHWVLPPAQDQPLVEANHLLQESDTNKDGRLSKQEILGNWNMFVGSQATNYGEDLTRHHDEL, from the exons ATGCCATCCCCTCTGCCTCTCGCCCATCTTCCGCCCGGCGTGTCCCTGACCTGCTCCTCCGAAGCTCCTCTTG GGATGACGTGGCTGTGGTCGCTGCTGCTGCTAGGGCTAGGCCTGGGCCAAGGGGCCTGGGGCAAGCCCCCCCCGGACGCCGGGGTCCCCCTCTCCAGCCGGGTACACCAGCAGGCGCCGCTGAGTGAGGCCAAGCACGACGACTCCCACGGAGACTTCCAGTTTGACCACGAAGCCTTCCTGGGCAGGGAGGCAGCGCTTGAGTTTGACCAGCTCAGCCCGGAGGAGAGCAAAGCCGGGCTCGG GCGGATCGTAGACCGAATGGACCGAGATGGGGACGGGGATGGCTGGGTGTCCCTGGATGAACTTCGGGCTTGGATCGCTCACACTCAACAGCGCCACATCCGAGACTCGGTCACCAGCGCGTGGGATACCTACGACACGGACCGAGACGGCCGCGTGGGCTGGGAGGAGCTGCGCAACGTCACCTACGGCCACTACCAGCCTG GAGAGGAATTCTCCGACGTGGAAGATGCCGAGACCTACAGGAAACTGCTGGCTCGGGATGAGAGGCGGTTCCGGGCGGCTGACCAAGACGGGGACTTGCATGCCACCAGGGAGGAGTTCACGGCCTTTCTGCACCCAGAGGAGTTTCCCCACATGCGAGACACTGTTATTGCC gAGACCATGGAGGACTTGGACAAGAACGGAGACGGCTACGTGCAAGTGGACGAGTATATAG CGGACCTGTACTCCCCGGAGCCGGAGGGAGGTGAGGAACCGGCCTGGGTACAGACGGAGCGGCAACAATTCCGAGACTTCCGGGATCTGAATGGGGACGGGCACCTGGATGGGCGTGAGGTGGGGCACTGGGTGCTGCCCCCAGCCCAGGACCAGCCGCTGGTTGAGGCCAATCACCTGCTGCAGGAGAGCGACACCAACAAG GATGGGCGCCTGAgcaaacaggagatcctgggaaACTGGAACATGTTCGTGGGCAGCCAGGCCACCAACTACGGCGAGGATCTGACACGGCACCACGATGAGCTCTGA